The sequence aaagacagagagagagagagagaaagacagagacagagagacagagagagaaagacagagagagagacagagagagagagagacagagagagacagagacagagagagacagagagagacagagagagagagagacagagagagacagagacagagagagacagagagagacagagagagagagagacagagacagagacagagagagagagacagagagagagagacagacagagaaagagagacagacagagagacaaagacagagagagagacaaagacagagagagagacaaagacagagagagagacaaagacagagagagagagagacagagagacagagagagagacagagagagagacagagagagagacagagagagagacagagagagagacacagagagagagacagagagagacacagagagagagacagagagagacacagagagagagacagagagagacacacagagagagagacagagagagacaaagacagagagagagagagagaaagacagagagagagagagagaaagacagagagagagagagaaagacagagagagagagagagagacagagaaagacagagagagagagagagaaagacagagagagagagagaaagacagagagagagagacagagagagagagagagagagagaaagacagagagagaaagacagagagagagagaaagagagagacagaaagagagagagaaagacagagagagagagaaagacagagagagagagaaagacagagagagagagaaagacagagagagagagaaagacagagagagagagaaagacagagagagagagaaagacagagagagagagaaagacagagagagagagagagaaagacagagagagaaagacagagagaaagacagagagagagaaagacagagagagagaaagacagagagagagaaagacagagagagagaaagacagagagagagaaagacagagagaaagacagagagagagagagagaaagacagagagagagagaaagacagagagaaagacagagagagagaaagacagagaaagacagagacagagaaagacagagacaaagacagagacagagaaagacagagacagagaaagacagagacagagaaagacagagacagagaaagacagagacagagaaagacagagacagagaaagacagagacagagaaagacagagacagagagagacagagagacagagacagagaaagacagagacagagagacagagacagagaaagacagagacagcgagagagagagagacagcgagagagagaaagacagagacagagagagagaaagacagagagagagagagagagagaaagagagagagagagagaaagacagagagagaaagacagagagagagaaagagagagacagaaagagagagagaaagagagagaaagacagagagagagagaaagacagagagagagagaaagacagagagagagagaaagacagagagagagagaaagacagagagagagagagaaagacagagagagagagagaaagacagagagagagagagaaagacagagagagagaaagacagagagagagaaagacagagagagaaagacaaagacagaaagacagacagacagagagacagacagagagacagacagagagacagacagagagacagacagagagacagacagagagacagatagagagacagatagagatggagagacaaagagacagagaaaaagagagagaggaaaaaagacagaggaaaaagagacagagaaagagacagagataaaaagagacagagagaaagagacagacagaaaaagagaggaaaaaagacagaaagagacgagagagagagacagagagaaagagacagagagagagaaagagacagagagaaagacagagacagagagaaagacagagacagagagaaagacagagacagagagaaagacagagagagagagaaagacagagagagagagaaagacagagagagagaaagacagagagagagagaaagacagagagagagaaagacagagagagaaagacaaagacagaaagacagacagacacagagagacagacagagagacagacagagagacagatagagagacagacagagagacagacagagagacagacagagagacagacagagagacagatagagagacagatagagatggagagacaaagagacagagaaaaagagagagaggaaaaaagacagaggaaaaagagacagagaaagagacagagataaaaagagacagagagaaagagacagacagaaaaagagaggaaaaaagacagaaagagacgagagagagagacagagagaaagagacagagagagagaaagagacagagagagagaaagagacagagagaaagacagagacagagagaaagacagagacagagagaaagacagagacagagagaaagacagagagagagagaaagacagagagagagaaagacagagagagagagagaaagacagagagagagaaagacagagagagaaagacaaagacagaaagacagacagacacagagagacagacagagagacagatagagagacagatagagagacagatagagagacagatagaaagacagatagagagacagatagagagacagatagagatggagagacaaagagacagagaaaaagagagagaggaaaaaagacagaggaaaaagagacagagaaagagacagagataaaaagagacagagagaaagagacagacagaaaaagagaggaaaaaagacagaaagagacgagagagagagacagagagaaagagacagagagagagaaagagacagagagaaagacagagacagagagaaagacagagagagagagaaagacagagagagagagaaagacagagagagagagaaagacagagagagaaagacaaagacagaaagacagagagacagacagagagacagacagagagacagatagagagacagacagagagacagatagagagacagatagagagacagatagagatggagagacaaagagacagagaaaaagagagagaggaaaaaagacagaggaaaaagagacagagaaagagacagagataaaaagagacagagagaaagagacagacagaaaaagagaggaaaaaagacagaaagagacgagagagagagacagagagaaagagacagagagagagaaagagacagagagagagagacagacagagagagagacagacagagacagagacagacagagagagagacagacagagacagagagagacagagagacagaaaaagagagagagaaagagagaagggcaaGCAGCAacaggggggggagagaggcagagagagactcaCCAGGTTAACAGCACTGTGCAGTTTTATTAACCATTCAGTTTCAGTAGCATCTGGTAAGCCCAGGACTTTCGGGTATTAGAATGAACAGGTATTCGCCGACTTCCAGTTTGAACGAAGCGTTCTACAGATTCTTTTCACAGACATGTTTTCCACAGAGCCAACACAGCACGAGCCATTAACCCAGTACCAAGCGTACCGGCATAGAAAAGATGCAACAAGAAAAATAGCTACGTTAGAAAGACTTAAACACTTTAGAAAAGGAGTAAAACCCTAGCCATTTCTCCCCCTTTGCCCCCAAAACAACGTTGGACAGTTGGGAATCTACCTATACGGCTCTACATCAGTTTCTAGATCATGTCAGgatggggggggaaaaaaaatgaacaaaaatgggaaaaaaaaaaacccaaacagaacAAAAAGAGACACTGGCCAGTACAGTCTTTGGATcttaaggggagggggagagagtcagttGTCAGAACCCATCAGTCGGCTCCGTTTTCGTCGGCAGGGTCTTTGGATTCTTTGTTCTTCCGCACTTCCTCGATGTGCTTGTCCTGGAAAGGAGAACGGGGAGGTCAGGCCCCCGGCGCGGGCTACCGACATCCTCGAGTGGGCTCGCTAATGGTAGAGCCCTCCGCCCCCTGACCCCCTCCCGGCCAACGGAGTAGCCACCCACCTGGGGGCTGGTGGCCGGACGCCTTTGGCCAAGGTCcggcgggggtgaggggaggtCAGCCTCTCCTCCGCTCCGAGCCTACCTTCTCTCGGAAACGCTCCAGCTTGGCCGCCATCTGGGCCTCCCGGTTCTCCTTGTTGGCTTCCATTTTGTGGGTCAGTTTCTCCTCTGCCATCTTGCTGAAGTTGTTGTTCTCCTCGATGGCTTTCTGAAGCACTTCCTTCTCGTGCTCCCGCTTCTCGGCGAGTTGTTTCAGCACCTCGGCCTCGTGAGACTGCCGGAGGGAAGAGGGGACGACGCACACGCTCGCtcggggtggggatgagggaagagaaggggaccaccCGCGTTGCAGCTGGCACTGCCGAACGATTATTCCGCCTGGCCGCCCTGAACTGCTGTCCTTCCGACCACGTGAAGGGAGTGGAGTGGCTCAGTTCGGGTCTCTATAttaggactgtgtacaacctgatcaacttgtatccattcattcaatcgtatttattgagcgcttactgtgtgcagagcactgtactaagcgcttgggaagcccaagttagcaacatgtagagctcacctcctccaggaggccttcccagactgagccccttccctcctctccccctc comes from Tachyglossus aculeatus isolate mTacAcu1 chromosome 16, mTacAcu1.pri, whole genome shotgun sequence and encodes:
- the STMN1 gene encoding stathmin; protein product: MASSNIEVKELEKRASGQAFELILSPRSKEAVPDFPLSPPKKKDLSLEEIQKKLEAAEERRKSHEAEVLKQLAEKREHEKEVLQKAIEENNNFSKMAEEKLTHKMEANKENREAQMAAKLERFREKDKHIEEVRKNKESKDPADENGAD